Genomic DNA from Hordeum vulgare subsp. vulgare chromosome 2H, MorexV3_pseudomolecules_assembly, whole genome shotgun sequence:
GCTTCCGCGGCGATCGTCCCGGGCCGTCGGATCCAAAAACGAGTTGCTGAGGTCGCTTGCATCTGTGCTCTTCTTCCCCCGTTCCCCCTCCCCCCTCAACCTCTCTCCCACGCCGCTCCCGTTCCGtcatccccaccccaccccacccacccaatGCGGCCGTGAGTCTGAAATCCCTCTCGCACCGCCGCCGCAACTTAGCGGCGCCGCCGACGCCTCGCCCGCCCCGACTCCTGCGCCTACCCACCTCccgcgcgcgccgccgccgccgccgccgttccaCTCCTACCCCGTCGCGTCCCTCCGTCTCCGCCCACTCCGTAATCTTGGACATTGGCTTTTGAGGTACGAGCTTCCATTCATTCCGGGATTGCTTAGATCCCAAACTGAACTCCGGCACACCTTCTAGATTGGGGTCTGAGTGCGTGGTGGTGTTTTTTCTTGGGGGGTGAGGGCGGCGGGACGGGGGTGGGGGTGGACTCGGGTCAGGTGGTGGGGGTACTTTGTAGAAGTAAAAGGAGTTAATCATAGAAGTCACATTTCGGAATCATTTTCCCAAAAAAATATGATTTTTCTACACCTACTTTGTTAACTAAAGAACGATAAAAGATGCTCTGAACATTCTCGAAGCCCACAAAACTATACGGCTTGATTCCCTGGACCATTCTTGACGTTTGAACAAACATGGTCAATTTTTTGAGAGGATAACCGCACGAGGGCCATGATAGATAACGCTCACTCGGTTGGTAGGTTGGATGGGTCAGATGCTCTGTTGTTCTATATTGGTACCGTGACATGGTTGTACATTCAGTCATGCGGTTCAGCGACAAGTGGGAGTGCGTTTTAAATACATACTCCCTCAGTGCGACAATATAAGATCGTTTTTTAAGCTAATattgatggagggagtacttgtttTTTTGTTGTCTAAAAAGTACATAGTTTCTTACAAGGATACTAAAAGGTACATGTGCTAATGAGTTCATTCAAAATGCAATATTTGGATCTATTGGCTGTCTTATAGATGCCTTGTATGCACCATCTGCCACATTATAACTAGCAGTTTCGACTCCAAACTGTCCGACCTGACTGATATCAGAATCGAAAGATTACATTTCGTGGTTTGCAGCTTAAAACTTTTGTACTGTGAAACCAAGTCATTGACTCTTTGCTATCTACGCTTAAATATGGTTGTTTTGTTGATGCAGGCGTTTGACGTGGTTAACCTAAGCCATAGGGTGTCCACTTTGTTTGTTAATTTCTATTAGCACGCTTGCGACACAAAATGGCATTGCTTTTTCGCTTCAGTCAACTAAGGAACAGCATATGGAGTAGTTGTCCTGCCAGGCTGCGTATGCAACATACTGTATTGTCATCTGGAACACAGCTTGATCCTAAAAGCTATGAGAAGCGCCTTTTCTCAACAAGGGTTCAAGAGACAGCTAGTTTGCACAAAACTGATCTGGGTCCGTGTATTTCTGGAATTCAGCCATTAAAGTTTAAGCAGACTTCTGAACATGAGCAATCTGCGCCTCTTCTTATCTTTGATATCGAGACCACTGGTTTTTTCCAGAAAAAAACCACTGGTAATTTCCAGAAGGATAATAGAATCACTGAGTTTGCAGTCCGTGATCTTTGTGGAGGAAAGAATAGCACATTCGAAACTCTCATTAATCCTGAGAGGGGTGTTCCTGGTTACCTTAAAACTGTCAATGATATTAACACTGAATTGGTCTGCAAACCTGATGTCCcgaggtgtgtttctctccattgCATTCATGTTATTCCCAATCCCTTCACGACATCCCATCCCTTCACTATAGTCGCCGAGCTTAAATGTAAAGAAATTGTCGGTAATTAGGACACACTCGCACTCGCGCCTGTATGCATTGCCTGACTTTTTCATTCGTCAACATGGTGCTGTCAACAGAGACCATATGAAAGTAAGTCTATTTGTGCAGTAAATTTGGTTTTCGTGTTTTGATAACCATCCATATTACTAGTAAGGTAGGCGTTTCTAAGTCTTTTCTTTAGGAAATATTGTGCATATTGTAAGTTTTTACAATGGAAATTTGGTTCTGTCTTCTGTGTATGTCTGACTCTATTACACTGAACTTACTCTTAAGTGTTATCTTAATCTGAATTACCTTGCAACTGTCAATGACATTAACACTGAATTGGTCTGCATACCTGATGTCCCGAGGCGTGCTTCTCTTCACTGCATTCATGTTATTCCCAATTCCATCACGACTTCCCATCCCTTCACTATAGCTGCCGAGCCTAAATGTAAAGAACTCGTCAGTAATTAGGGCACACTCGCACTCATGTCTGTATGCATGCCTGACTTTTTCATTCCTCGACACAGTGCTGTCAACAAAGACCATATGAAAGTAAGTCTCTTTGTGCAGTCAATTTGGTTGTCGTGTTTTGGTAACCATCCATACTACTAGTAAGGTAGGCATTTCTAAGTCTTTTTTTAGgaaatcttgtgcattttgtgagTTTTTACAATGGAAATTTGGTTCTGTCTTCTGTGTATGTCTGGCTCTATTACACTGAAGTTAAGTGTTATCTTAATCTGAATAATGTAGGTTCAGTGATGTACTTCCATTACTATTGGCATTTGTTCGAAGCCGCCAAACTCCTGGCAAACCAGTTATATGGGTTGCTCATAAAGTAAACACATTTGATGGCCCTTTCCTTGCCCAAGAGTTTAACCGTTGTTCAGCTCAGATGCCTGAAGATTGGCTGTTTGTTGACTCCTTTTGCTTGGCAAGGAAGTTGCCGAAGGTTGAGGCATCAGAAGGTACATCATTTTCACTCCAGGGCTCTTGGGTATAAAAGCACTTCATATCATTGGTTTTATGGTATAGCACTTTTTCTTGCAAGGATGGTTTTctgtctattacttttgtgattACAATTTTATCTAAAACCTTGTTTTGGTATTTCTTTCTTTTACTCCATGATGTGTGTCATGCAACTCCATTTTCCATGCTTGTGTCCTCATATAAAAGGTGCCATGTTTGTGCTGTTATTTAGTATTTACATTTTGCCATTTGGTTCTGGGAGTATGAGGACCATTTTTGTTGAAGTGGCCAAGTTTTTTTTTTCCGCTTTTATCATATGTCCATATCATTTTTGCAGTCCCagttacttacctatattgtacaTTTGGTAAATCGACAACAGAAATAGCCTTAATTACACAGAGTTTTACTGTTTTCTGCAGATAAGAAGCATCTCCTAAACTTGGAGTCACTAAGCAAACGCTATGACATCTCCGTGAAAGGCTCTGCTCATAGAGCAATGCACGATGTGACGACATTATGTCATGTTTTCCAGAAAATGAGTGTTGATCTAAAACTGACATATGAAGGCCTAATAAATGAGACCACCAAGGCTAGTTATTTCAACAACCTAGTTAAGTAAATATTTGTCGTTTCTAGCTTCCTTGTTTTAGTGGTCACATTTATTTGAGATTCCCCAATAGGATTAGCCTCTCTTTCACATTACTGGATATTGTTGCCTTTGTTGTAGCATCTCAAGACTCGTGGCTTCTTTTGTTTGAAAAGTAGCTGCATTTGTCAGCGAAAGCCCTGCTGTGTGAATTGAACCATTGATATTAACCCTGCAAGCTCCAGACATTGGCGAATGAGAGCCATCTGCAGTTTAGCAGGAGCCTATGGGCTCCAGGAATTTCTTCTGCGGCCATTTGCCCCGGACTCCTTGGCATTTTGGTCCTGATAGGGGTTGGGGTGTTTTGGTgggatttttgttttgttttgcccCTTACTTTCTTCTGTACTCTTTTTTCTCTACTTACTGAAATGAAGCGCAGCTCCCTGCGTTTTTCTCTACTTATACTGAAATGAAGTGCAGTTCTCCTGGTTTTCAGGAAAATAAAATACCCTGCAATCAGCATGACATATATAAAATCATAGCTAAATCGTTTCTGTTGGTTGACTGTCAGATCTATTTGGTAAGGAATTAAATTTTCAGCGGTCTATTAAATACAAATTGACATCTGTGTGATGATTTAAATTGCTTTAGGTATGGGCATAATGAAAGAAAACATACCACTGTTTGCTGTAGGATGGTATATGCCATTAAAAGTAATTTTAACTTCTGCTATTCCTTAAATAAAGCATATTTGGAGTGTAACTTGTGCTCCTCCGCAGTAAGGATTTCATTTCAGTCTGTAACCATCTTGGGGACCAGACCTCATTATTGCTTGGTGCATTGCTATTTGATATCGGCAACGGATCAAGTCATGGTTGGCATATCAATGTTTCATGTAGAACTGAGACTGCTACACGCGTGTTCATTACCTTATGGAGATATAGTACAACAAAAATGCTACCTACATGAGTTATTCTTATGTCAATCTCTGTATTAGTTGACCCTTTGCTGGCCACATGTTCATCATGGCTTGCATGCAAGATGTGATGGCACGATGTCATGTTTTCCAGAAAATGAGTTTTGATCTGAAACTGACATATGAAGATCAAGGCTAGTTATTTCAGCAAGTTTCTTAAGTAAATATTTGTTGTTTCCAGCTTCCTTGTTTAGTGGTTACATTTATTTGGCTTTCCCCAATATGATAGCCTCTCCTTCACATTTGTGGATATTGTTGCCTTTGTTGTTGCATCTCAAGAATCACGTCTTCTATAGTTGTTAAAAATTAGCTGCATTTGTTAGCCAAAGGCCTACTGCGCAGGAATTGAACCGTTGATATTTACCCTGCAATTAGCATGGCAGATATAAAGCCATAGCTAAATCATTTATGTTGGCTGATCGTCAGATCCATTTGATAGGATTATGCTTCAGCGGTCCACTAAATACAAACTGACATTTCTGTGATGATCTAACTTGCATCAGGCAATGGGCTTAATAAAGAAAACTTAGCACTGTTTGTTGTAGCATGGTATATGCCATTAAAAATGTTTGAAGTTACGGTAACAATACATCTGCTGATGGTTTGTTGGCTTCTGCTATTCCTTTCAAATTAAGTCAAATGAAGCATATTAGCGTGTGACTTGTTCCCCTCAACTGGTAAGGATTTCAGTTAATCATCTTGGGTACCAGATTTCGTTTGATTGGTCCATCACTATTTCATATCGGCAATAAGATGAAGTCTATGGTTGGCATATCGATGTTGCATGTAgaactgaggcagctatgtatgtCTCCATTCCCTTATGGAGATATACTGATATAGTGCATAAAAATGCTTTTATTAGTATTTGTATTGGTTGCCGAGAGGTCCTGGATTCGACGCCGGCCTCTCTACATTGCAATGTGCAGGGGTAAGGCTTCCCCAGAACCTCTAGCAGTGGGCCTGTCCTAGTCTTTGTATTGGTTGACCCTTTGCTAACGACGTGTTTATCATGGTCTGCATTGTTATGGTACTTGTCGAACTAAAATATTTTGTGGACCGCTGCCATATTATACTCCGGTCTGATCTGCATTTTCTTTGAATCATACTGTATTTGACAAGTAGTCCAGGTCAAGAGAGCGGATGAAATATTCATTGCATCCTTTTATATTCCCATCTATTTCACACAATGGTACCGTTTGCTTTCTTTACCTTTTAAGCAGAGGCTGGGAAGCGGAATGGAAATACAATCATGTGACATGTATTTGGTTGGAGGCTGGTATAATACATGTGTAAAATGTTACAGGGGTGACAGAAAAATAACATTCCAAACGGAGCCTTAACGTGTTCTCTCtagtttcttcatcttcttccgagTAGCGAGGCAAGATCACTGTCATTCAGCTAGATAGACTCGTCTGATTAGAGTATTCACAAATCATAGTTCTGTTACCGTAGTTGCTGGATGAGCCTTATTGATGCGCTGTCAAACTCTTGTCATTTAGACTACCCACTTTGAAAGTAACTTCGGTAGTAACATATAGTTTAACTTagtaaatttgcttatgtggtaatGATCTAACGAGAGAGACGAATTGAGTAACATAGCTAGTTACTTATTTTATAATAACATCACACAAATCAAGACAAAATGAGTACAACGTAATAAATGGAGTGTTGCAATACATCACAATTATGTTACTCCCCAGTGTATTGCCACTTGAGGTAAGTGCAGTCATGCATTTCAGTTTTAATAAAATATTGTCTTTCAGTTTTGGTATTTCTAACTGTAGCACACAACAATGTAGTATTTTCAACAAATAAATGTGCAACATTTTTGCTCCTGTTGTATCATTATAGAAAACTTATTCCATTGCAGACAATCATTAATCATTCTTATCAATTTTCAAAAGTACATGATCATGATCTTTATTTGGTCAACCATGTCATACacatgcaagttttataaactgCTTCAACTTGTTAAAAAGTTCTGCCAAGTTATTGTTGATATAATCATATTTGATGACAGTGTTAAATTCCGATATCTATCATAATAGAGAATGGTAGACGTTCGTCCATGGACCAAACTCATTGCATGCTACCATTATCTTATCAAAATGATATAAATATTTCTGATTAGTGTAAGATCTTATGGCTGACCACATGTGCTCAAGTTCTCCCCTCATTGAATTTTTTGATCAAGTTCATCCATATATGGCCGAAGCACTCCCTCTGCTTAGCATGGGAAAAAATTATTGGCTGCAATTTCTAGCTCTTTATATGCACCCGTGTCGAATGCCAAAGGTGACACTGGCCCTATGCATCTTtttaactgcatcatgaaccatgcCAATGAAATATTTGTCTATGACTGAAATAATCCAATAGCAACAAGGAACATCTAATTGTGGCCATCTAGAGCATTGCATGTTGCCAATTCACCATTCCACTTCCCAGTCAAGGAACAAGAGCCTATGTTCAAATATGGACGACACCCTCCTTTGAAGACATTGATGCAAGGCTTTAAAGCTATAAAGAACTTAGAGAAAGCGACTTTGTTGTCCTCTGTTATCTCAGTATCTACCTCAACATCATTGCCAGCTGACCTCTTCTCTACCTCTGCTTTGAAGTTATAAAACATCCTAAATGTATTTGACAAGTAAGTAGGGATGAAAGGAGTAGTAGTTAGGTGTTCCTTAAGATTTTGACATATAAGAGATTTCAGGAGACAAATGGAGCCCAAATACATACACATCAACTTCTTGAAGGTAGCAAACAAGCATCTGGACCCTTTTTTGTGTCTTGCTGATGTAGGCAGTCGAGACTCTGAGATAATTGATCGGGAGTGCAAGCTCTATGCGGCCACGACTCAGCGATGTAACAAGTGAGAGCATCTCTGACTCTAACCCTTAAACCGTTTGCATACATCTTAGATCGTGTATCATTCGCGTTATGTCATCCAATGTAGGGTTGTATCAGTCCATCGAGCTGTCCGGACGTGTTTTCCCTCACAAACTGATTGCAGGCATTCGGACTGTTGACCGTCCGCGTCTGTCCATCCTGGTCCATCCAAACCCCCCTCCCGCGTGTGCTTTCCTTTCAAAAAGGTATGCGTCGTTCCAGAGCGTCGGTGTTGCACTCATGCCTAGCGAGAGCAAACACAACCTCTCACTGGCTCCGGCATTAAGCGACGCGCCGACTCAGAGAGCCCCCCTCGTGCCACTTCCCCGTGGACACGACTTCTTCGCATTTAAATGACACCACGATCGGTCGTTCGTCCATCTGCCCGTTTGCTATGCACATTAATGAACGCGGCTACCAATGACTCTACTCTAGCGCTACTCGTATGTTCGTCTGCCGCTCATCATTGCCATTCGCCCACTATATAAACTACATCCCCAACCATATCCGCAATCCTCCTCCTTCGGTCATGTTCTCCTCTTTGCACCACTCCTATCATGGCATCCCCGCGCTTCAAAACTTTCTGGGACGGACTATCGCAGAAGAAGGAGATGGCCGCCATTGTTGCCGGCAGGTAGCCAGAGGTTGAGGACGTCCCAATGAAGGTTGCAGCCGAGTACGAGCCAACACCACCCTTGTTGATGTAGTGCGCCATGACCATCGATGAGTCTCGTGCCCATTACATGGACATGGTGCGGGAGAAGCGGGAGGAGCAGTTCTCAGATGCATAAATTGACGCGACGTACAACCTCCAGCTCCTCCGGGAGCACGAGAAGGCGGAGGAGCAACTCGCTGTGGGCAGGGCAACCGTGCGAGACACGGACGTGGTGGAGCACGCAACGCTGCTCGAGTCCTACGCTTCACCCACGAGATCTGCCTCGAACACCGGTAGTACCACCACCGTTAGGAGGAACTGGAGGCCACCTACAAAGAGCTTGCCGAGGCGGTGGACGAGGTGTGGTGCAAGACCAACTATGAGAGGACATCGTCGGCTCAGCCAAGGTCGTGCCGCGTCGCCAGGACCACGAAGCTGACACATCCGCGGACAGCGAGGAACTGTAGTACATGGTAGGTTGCCGCCGCTCAAATCTCAGGAAGGTCACCTTTCTTTCCCTCCATCCAAAGACAAGCATGGCGGGGTGATAATCATGGGCCTATTAGACACTGAAGCTACGGTAACGATGGTTGTGGATGAAGAGCTGGAGAGCATCAAGGTGAAACTGGAGAAGGCGAAGCCAAGTGTTGGGGCTTTAGTTCCCGGAGCTCATGGCCGGACATGAAAAGCGGACGCCGGGGATCATTTAGATTAGGTTTAGAATAGAAGTATGTCCGAAAATATACCTCCACATGATTTCcattttaattaaaatatgtttgaaatgtAATGAATTTCATGAATCTTGTCTAAAATATATGCAGGCAGCAGCGTTGGACAACGGCCCCCTCGGCATGAGAACAAATGTATAGTTCAGCGTTGGAATGACCActtcctcaaaaaaaaaaaaaagaagcgTTGGAGATGACCTGGTAGTGGAAACACTTAGGCTGCGATTGGAATGTTGTATTTTTTTGCAACTGTAAATGTTTACTC
This window encodes:
- the LOC123427788 gene encoding exonuclease DPD1, chloroplastic/mitochondrial-like → MALLFRFSQLRNSIWSSCPARLRMQHTVLSSGTQLDPKSYEKRLFSTRVQETASLHKTDLGPCISGIQPLKFKQTSEHEQSAPLLIFDIETTGFFQKKTTGNFQKDNRITEFAVRDLCGGKNSTFETLINPERGVPGYLKTVNDINTELVCKPDVPRFSDVLPLLLAFVRSRQTPGKPVIWVAHKVNTFDGPFLAQEFNRCSAQMPEDWLFVDSFCLARKLPKVEASEDKKHLLNLESLSKRYDISVKGSAHRAMHDVTTLCHVFQKMSVDLKLTYEGLINETTKASYFNNLVK